In Meleagris gallopavo isolate NT-WF06-2002-E0010 breed Aviagen turkey brand Nicholas breeding stock chromosome 15, Turkey_5.1, whole genome shotgun sequence, one DNA window encodes the following:
- the CXCL14 gene encoding C-X-C motif chemokine 14: MGRTLGTQEDEQMLFLPGVKCKCSRKGPKIRFSNVRKLEIKPRYPFCVEEMIIVTLWTKVRGEQQHCLNPKRQNTVRLLKWYRVWKEKGRVYEE, translated from the exons ATGGGGAGGACATTGGGCACACAGGAGGATgagcaaatgctttttcttccaggTGTAAAGTGCAAGTGCTCGAGGAAAGGGCCGAAAATAAGATTCTCTAATGTACGGAAGCTGGAAATAAAACCGAGGTACCCATTTTGTGTGGAGGAGATGATTAT CGTGACCCTGTGGACGAAAGTgagaggtgagcagcagcactgcctgaaCCCCAAACGCCAGAACACAGTGAGGCTGCTGAAGTGGTACCGAGTATGGAAGGAGAAGGGCAG GGTTTATGAAGAATAG